In Acropora palmata chromosome 7, jaAcrPala1.3, whole genome shotgun sequence, one genomic interval encodes:
- the LOC141886678 gene encoding uncharacterized protein LOC141886678 isoform X1, with amino-acid sequence MLGKTTQEVVDCKDDCYLNYLLGKSPPEDLDLSMSSEKSCICQKDAKGNTYFATYFYDKAGIAAYSAYVIQASDAKWIGSHKRTDVSWRTTPGFSNLNVCFPACLVMISMGHHRRARKSMVLLLFLAPVEHWIYIAKLNLNFCDGTYVLKNYASCGSVHHQRSPSAVVARLFQTIDS; translated from the exons ATGCTGGGGAAGACGACCCAAGAAGTGGTCGACTGCAAAGACGATTGCTACCTGAACTACCTTCTGGGAAAAAGCCCTCCAGAAGATCTTGATCTCAGCATGTCTTCAGAAAAGAGCTGCATTTGTCAAAAAGATGCCAAAGGAAACACCTACTTTGCGACTTACTTTTATGACAAGGCAGGAATCGCGGCTTATTCCGCGTACGTCATACAGGCTTCTGACGCTAAATGGATAGGGTCACATAAGAGAACAGACGTTTCTTGGCGGACCACTCCAG gtTTTTCAAACCTGAATGTTTGTTTTCCGGCTTGTTTGGTTATGATATCAATGGGCCACCATAGACGTGCAAGGAAATCCATGGTTTTGCTCTTATTTCTAGCCCCAGTTGAACACTGGATATATATtgcaaaactaaatttaaatttttgcgATGGTACTTATGTGTTGAAGAACTATGCTTCCTGTGGTTCCGTACACCATCAGAGGAGTCCAAGCGCTGTAGTAGCGCGTCTGTTTCAAACTATAGATTCCTAA
- the LOC141886678 gene encoding uncharacterized protein LOC141886678 isoform X3 gives MLGKTTQEVVDCKDDCYLNYLLGKSPPEDLDLSMSSEKSCICQKDAKGNTYFATYFYDKAGIAAYSAYVIQASDAKWIGSHKRTDVSWRTTPD, from the coding sequence ATGCTGGGGAAGACGACCCAAGAAGTGGTCGACTGCAAAGACGATTGCTACCTGAACTACCTTCTGGGAAAAAGCCCTCCAGAAGATCTTGATCTCAGCATGTCTTCAGAAAAGAGCTGCATTTGTCAAAAAGATGCCAAAGGAAACACCTACTTTGCGACTTACTTTTATGACAAGGCAGGAATCGCGGCTTATTCCGCGTACGTCATACAGGCTTCTGACGCTAAATGGATAGGGTCACATAAGAGAACAGACGTTTCTTGGCGGACCACTCCAG